GTAGAACTTTCCATCTTCCGTAAGTTCTGCTGTTGTTTTTCCGGAGTTTGCGTCAGAACCTGCAGTTGGCTCGGTCAAGCAATAGGCACCCATCCACTCGCCCGAAGCTAATTTTGGAATGTATTTTTTCTTTTGTTCTTCATTTCCGTATAAGGTAATCGGCATGGTTCCGATTCCCGTATGTGCTCCGAAAGCGGTGCTAAAAGAACCGGTTCCGCTGGAAATATATTCACAAACTAACATGGTAGAAACAAATCCCATTCCCAATCCACCGTATTCTTCAGGGACTGATACACTTAAGAAACCAAGCTCTCCTGCTTTTTTCATACAAGATGCTGTGAATTCATAATCTTTTTTCTCAAAGCGTGCTCGATGAGGAATGATTTCACGATTGTTAAATTCCATTACAGCTTCTTTCATCATTAACTGCTCTTCTGAAAAATCCTCCGGTGTGAATACGTTTTCACAATTTGTTTCTTTTATCAGGAATTGTCCTCCGCGTAAAATTTCTTTATTTGTTGTTTTCATTGTGTTATTAGGTTTTAGTAGTGTAGATATGAGTATTAAGTATTGAGATATGAGTATTAAGTACTGAGATCATAATCTTTTTTGAAAAGAATAATTCATTTTTTGTATTTCAATACACAATTTAATTACCGGTTGTGTTCTATTCTTAGTTATTAAATTTAATTCTGTTAATAAAATTAATTGTGCTTGTAATTCATATGACTAGCCATTTGCGATGCTTAGAAAATATTTAAATTCTTTTTGAGAATTTCTACCGGCCCCCTCAGCAATATTTGAAGAAATAGAAACGGCACTTCTTTTTATTTGAGATTTCAGACCAAATTTTTCATCAGAAGGTAATTCCGAAGCTAAGAAATATACAGCTTTGGTCAATTCAATTGATTTTTGACATATTTTTAAATCTTTAACCTTATGCATACTTTAAATAATTTAATATCTTATTCTCAATACTCACGCCTCAATACTAACATCTCAGTACTCAATACTAATTAAGAAACTCAAAAATCCCGGCAGCTCCCTGTCCGGTTCCTACACACATGGTTACCATACCGTATTTATTTTTCATTTCTCTTTTGCGCATTTCATCAAACAGTTGAACAGATAATTTTGCTCCCGTACAGCCCAAAGGGTGCCCTAAAGCAATGGCCCCACCGTTGACATTTATAATTTCCCGGTCTAAATCCAATGCTCTTATCACAGCCAGTGATTGAGAAGCAAAGGCCTCGTTCAGTTCAATCAGTTCGATGTTGTTTTGTTTCATTCCTGCTTGCTTTAGTGCTTTTGGAATGGCAGCAACAGGTCCAATTCCCATGATTCTGGGTTCAACACCCGCTGCGGCATAACTCACCAATCTTGCAACAGGTTCAAGGTTTAATTCTTTTACCATATCTTCACTCATTACCATTACAAATGCAGCACCGTCACTCATTTGAGATGAGTTTCCGGCAGTGACACTTCCACCGGCGGCAAATACGGGACGTAATTTAGCCAAAGCTTCTTTGTTGGTTCCTTTTCTTGGGCCCTCATCTTTCGTTACGGTATAACTTTTGGTTGTTTTTTTACCATTTTCATCTAAATAAGTTTGATTTACCATAATGGGAACGATTTGATCTTGAAAGAGATCTTCTGCCTGCGCACGTAGTGCTTTCATATGAGAATTATAAGCAAACTCATCTTGATCTTCTCTGGATACGTTAAACTGGTTTGCAACGGCTTCGGCAGTGTTTCCCATTCCCCAATAATAATCTTCATGACCGGAATTTACCAAATCGTAGTTCAACTCGGTTTTGTATCCCGTCATAGGCACGGCACTCATACTTTCCGCACCTCCGGCAATGATACAATCTGCCATTCCGGCTTGAATTTTAGCGGTTGCCATAGCAATAGTTTCTAAACCCGACGAGCAAAAACGGTTTACTGTTACTCCCGGAACATCTACACTATTCAATCCCATTAATGAAATCAAACGTGCCATGTTGAGTCCTTGAGAGCCTTCTGGCATTGCATTTCCAACGATGACATCATCAATGCGTTTTACATCCAGTTGAGGAAGTGCTTTCATCATATACTGAATAGTTTCTGCGGCCAGTTCATCTGTTCTTTTGAATCTGAACAATCCTCTTGGCGCCTTTCCGACGGCTGTTCTGTGAGCTTTTACGATATATGTTTGTTTGTTCATGTTTGTTAGGTATTGAGTATTAGGTACAAAGTATAGAGTATTAAGATGGTTTTAATGATTTTTGAAGAGAGTAATTCATTTTAGTAATGGCTACTACTTTGTTAATAATTGGGTTTACTTTTTCTTCTTTAATTAAATTTAATTTTTTTGATAGATATAATTGAGTTAATAATTCAAAAGAAGAACCGTTAGCAATTCCTAAAAACTGTCTAAATTCTCCGTTGGTATTTCTTCCGGCTCCTTCAGCAATATTTGAGGGAATTGAGGTTGCACTTCTTCTAATTTGAGATGTTAAGTTGAATTTTTCCTCTTTGGGAAAATTTTCAGAAACTTTATAACAACTCTCCACAATGGCCATTGCCTTTTGCCATATTTTTAATTGTTCAAATTTGTGCATCATACATGTTTTTCATTAGTTAATTTTTTATACTTGACTCCTCATATTTAATACGCTATACCTTGTACTTAATACGCTATACTTAATACTTTGTCCCTACATACCTAATACTTAATTCCTCAACGGCTTTCCGGTTTTCAACATATGCTGAATACGCTCTAATGTCTTACGCTCTGTGGTCAAACTTAAAAATGCTTCACGTTCGATATCCAAAAGATACTGTTCTGTAACCCTGGTAGGTTCGGATAAATTTCCCCCAGCCATTACATAGGCCAATTTATTTGCAATCTTTTTATCGTGTTCGGAAATGTAATTCGCTGCTTCCATAGAATCGGTTCCTACTAAGAACATTCCCAAAGCTTGTTTTCCTAAAACTTTAATATCTTTTCTTTTAGGAGGTTGTGTATAACCTGCTTCGGCTAATAGTAAGGCATGTTTTTTAGCTTCGGCAATCTGACGGTCTTTGTTTACGATTATAACGTCTTTTCCTTTTTGTAAGATTCCCAGATCGTAAGCTTCGTATGCGGAAGTGGCCACTTTTGCCATTCCGATGGTTAAGAAATATTCTTGTAATACGTTCAATTCCACATCTCCTTTTTTGAAAAAGTCAGCAGCTCTCAATGCAAATTCCTTTGAGCCTCCTCCTCCGGGAACGACTCCGACTCCAAACTCTACCAAACCGATATACGTTTCGGCAGCAGCAACCACTTTATCGGCGTGCATAGACAGTTCACACCCGCCACCTAAAGTCATTCCATGTGGAGCAGCAATCGTTGGGATGGACGAATAACGCATACGCATCACGGTATCCTGGAAATATTTGACAGCAAAATTCAGCTCATCATATTCTTGCTCTACTGCCATCATAAAAATCATTCCAATGTTGGCTCCTACGGAAAAATTAGCGGCCTGATTACCCACTACAAGCCCTTGATATTCTTTTTCAGCTATATCCAAAGCTTTGTTTAATCCGGCTAAGATATCCCCTCCGATGGTATTCATTTTCGATTGGAATTCTACATTTAAGATCCCATCTCCCAAATCTTGAACAACGACTCCTGAGTTTTTGAAAACTGTTTTTGATTCCCGAATGTTATCTAAGATGATAAACGCATCCTGCCTCGGTTTTTTAGTGTGCGTTTTTGAAGGAATATCATAATAGCAGGTAGCCCCGTCTTTTACCGAATAGAAAGATTTTGAGCCGGAGGCTAGCATTTCCGATATCCAGGCAGCAGGCTCTTTTCCTTCGGCTTTTATTAATTCCATTCCTCTTTCCACTCCGATAGCATCCCAGATTTCAAAAGGACCGTGTTCCCATCCGAATCCGGCTTTCAGAGCATCATCAATTCTATACAATTCATCTGAGATTTCAGGGATTCTGTTTTGAACATAGGCAAACAAAGCGACAAAACTTTTTCTGTAAAATTCTCCGGCGTTGTCTTTTCCTCCTACCAACACTTTAAACCTGTCTGCGACATTGTCAATGGTTTTGGTGAGTTCCAGTGTTGCAAACTTTGACCGTTGCTTTGGGCGGTATTCTAACGTGTTTAAATCCAGAGAGAGAATTTCTTTTTTACCATCTTCACCCACAACTTTTTTGTAAAATCCCTGTTTGGTTTTACTTCCCAGCCATTTGTTTTTCATCATGGTATTTACAAAATCGGGAATTACAAATTGATCTTTCATTTCATCATCCGGGCAATTGTCTTTGACACCGTTTGCCGTATGCACCAGCGTATCTAAACCAACAACGTCAATAGTTCTGAAAGTAGCAGATTTTGGGCGGCCAATTACAGGCCCGGTCAATTTATCCACTTCCTCAATAGTCAACCCCATTTCTTTTACAATATGAAACAAACTCATGATTCCGAAGACTCCGATTCTGTTTCCAATAAAAGCAGGGGTATCTTTTGCCAAAACCGATGTTTTTCCCAGGAATTTATCACCATACATGATCAGGAAATCTACAATTTCCGGTTTACATTGTGGCCCCGGAACAACTTCGAATAATTTTAAATATCTGGGTGGATTAAAGAAATGGGTTACGGCAAAATGTTGTTGAAAATCTTCACTTCTTCCCTCGTTCATAAATTTGATAGGGATTCCGGAAGTATTTGATGTGATGAGTGTTCCGGGCGTTCTGTATCGCTCTATTTGTTCAAAAACCTGTTTTTTGATATCCAAACGCTCCACTACCACTTCCATGACCCAATCTGCATCTTTGATTTTGCGCATATCATCTTCTATGTTTCCCGTGGTAATGCTATCCGCAAATTTCGAATGGTAAATAGGAGACGGTTTTGATTTTAGAGATGTAGCCAGTGCGTTATTTACCAAGCGGTTTCTGACTGTTGTATCTTCCAAAGTCAACGCTTTTGCTTTTTCTTTATCGTTGAGTTCTTTTGGAACAATGTCCAATAACAGTACTTCAACGCCAATATTAGCAAAATGACAGGCAATACCACTGCCCATAATTCCGGAACCGATAATAGCCACTTTTTTAATTCTTCTGGTCATTCGTTTTAAATTGATTTAAACAGCCGTTTTATTAATACTATCTTCCTGATAGATCATTTTATCGGCTATTAATTTGTTTATAGTGGATGTTACTTTAAAGAAAATTTCCAATTCTTCTTCCGTGATAAATTCTCTGATTCTGTTATTGAAAGTAATGACGTATGCTTTGGAAATTTCTCTCATTTTTTTACCAAAATCTGTCAGTTTTATAATAATACTTCTCCCATCTTCGGGATTTTTTCCCCGAATAATAGCTCCTTTCTCTTCCATGGTTTTTAGAATTCTGGAAAGACTCGTAGGTTCCATCCCCATCTGGGGACCCAAAGCAGTGGAAGGTGTTCCGTTTTCATAATCTATATTGAGCAATACGAAAGCCGTTGCCATGGTACTATCATGTTTTGCAGCTTGCTCATTATAGAGTTTGGCAACTGCTTGCCAGGTAGCTCTTAATTGATGATCGATTGATTTGGTTTTGTTCATGACCTTCAAATATATAAAAAATTATTATGCATGCATAATAATTTTTTATATATTCTTCGGGGGTTTTCTAAAATTAAGATTATATTTATGCAAAATTTTATGAGAATGCGAAGAATTATTTTTAATGACTACCCGATAGTTTACACATTTTTTTCCACTTATCAAATCCGCTTACTTGTTTCTTATAATGGCGTTGTAAAGTCCGTAGATAAATACCATAATAACATGCTATATTACTTATCGTATCTTCGCGGGTCTCTACCTGTAGCTTTTAAAAAAGCAGAAAGGTCTGACGTTAATTTGGAACCCTCTGCAATGAATGAATAATCATTTTTAACCTCTACCTTTTTGGTATTCTTATCTCGCCATCGTCTTGTTTTTATGTGTAAGTAAACAGCTTTACCTCGTATAGGAAAGTCTTGAATTTGTTTACTACTAATAAAACCTTTAGACTCATAATCAATCCTTGAACAACCCTCTGGCAATTTATTCTTCTCTTCCAGGTAAATGTGAAAGGCATCCTTTTTTACTGAAATATCACCTAATTCTTCAAATGATACAATATCAAAATAAACTAACAAATCTTTTGGTAATATAGCTCCTAATAACTCTAAATGCATTCATCCATTTTTAAGCATCTAAAATATAAAATCCCCATAAATTGTCGTTGAGCCGTTTAAAGTTTCAAAAAACAACGAGAAATTTCATTATTTTTTTACAATTTCCAATTTTTCAGCAAAATAATCACAAAAGTCCCGCATGGTTGCACTCATTTTATGATCATTTGTGGCTCGCTCAAAAGTAGCTGCCATAGACATCAATGTCTGATGAAAAAATTGCTTCATTTCATCAACAGGCATATCTTTAGTCCATAAGTCCATGCGTAAAGTATCTTTCCGGAGATGATCCCAAACAGAAATTAAAATTGCTTTGGAAGCACTATTTTTAATACCTCCATCTTCAGCCGACCAGAAAATGTCTTCGGGAATTTTGTTTTCATCCAGTCCTATGGTAAATTTAATTTCGGAAGTATGTTGTATGGCCATTATCTCTTCGGTTTATATTTTGATTTTAAGAATAAATCCTGAGGTTTTATTTTTAGTAATTCTTGAAAAGTTCCCTTATTCGTATCCATATATGATTTTACAATTTGCCATCCGATAAACACCCCTATCCTGCCGGGAGACAGGTTGTCTTGTGATACGTAAAATTTTGAAAACGGAGCATTATCCAGGAAACGTTTATTTAGTTTGGGATCGGTGCTATACAGTATGTCTTTATCTAAAAAATATTTCCAGACGTTTTCTTGATTGGCAACTGCCCAATCGAACTTTGCTTTGGAGTATCCTATCTTTTCCCTGTCAGATACATTGGGCAAATACATATCTAACAAATACATCTTCTTACCTTCATATACCATCTTTCCTAAAAAACTCCGGTCATTTACAAGAGGTATTTGCTTAGCAATTATCTGATTTGCAACATCGACAATCATATGGTTTTCCGTATTATTTTCTTTAATATAATCAGGGTAATCATGATAAAACGGATGTTCTTTCCCCAAGTAACAATCCAAAGAAATAATTAAGGACGTATTATTGTAAATAACCCTATAGTCATAATCTATATTACTGATAATCGTAGTTACATCAGGAACATTAAAAGACGTATAATATTTAATGTGCTTAAATAATGAAGTTAGCTGATTTTTTAAAAGTTCAGTATGTTGGTATTTTTTAATGGTTTCGGCATATAATTTTCTTTCATCCGGATCAGATATCTTTTCCAGCCAGACAGTGTCCGGTACATTTACGGGAAAGAACAAAGGATATGTTTCTTTGGTTTTTTCTAATGTTTCTTTTGTCGTATTGTAAAAATCGATTTCGAATCTTTGCAATACAAAATCCGCCGAAATATTAGAAACATCTACCGTGTGTTTTGATTTATCTTTACAGGAAAAAAACACAAAGATCATTAAAAAAAACAGTGTTACATTTCGCATCTGCTTTTGTACCTTAGCATTCATTTTAATGAACGTCAAAAATACTAAAATAGTTTGTTAATGAACACCGAAAAAGTTACAGATCACATGGTGGGTTGGTTGAAAGATTATATCACAAATGCAAATGCCGGCGGTTTTGTTGTTGGAATATCCGGTGGAATAGATTCTGCTGTTACCTCTACCTTATGTGCAAAAACAGGATTTCCCGTTTTATGCCTGGAGATGCCTATTCATCAAGCAAAAAACCAGATAGACAGAGCCTCATATCATATTTCCTGGCTAAAAAAAAATTATGACAATGTTACTTCCGAACAAGTAGATTTAACTCCTGTTTTTGATTCCTTATTGCAATCCTTACCTAAAGTAGATGACGAAGAAAGTCGTTTCATGGCATTAGCAAATACCCGTGCCAGATTAAGGATGACTTCTTTGTATTACTTTGCCGGTTTACAGGGGTTATTAGTGGCCGGAACAGGTAATAAAGTAGAAGATTTCGGAGTCGGTTTTTATACAAAATATGGCGACGGAGGGGTGGATTTAAGCCCAATTGCCAATCTAATGAAGTCGGAAGTATATAAAATTGCTGCATCGCTGGGGATTCATGATGGCATACAAAACGCGGCTCCAACGGATGGCTTATGGGGAGATAACAGAACAGACGAAGATCAAATAGGAGCTTCTTACGACGAGTTGGAATGGGCTATGCGAATGCGGGAACAAGGAAGATCCGTAACTGATTTTTCCGGAAGGAAAAAAGAGGTTTACCGTATTTATACACACCTTCATAAAATAAATCAACATAAAATGCAGCCTATTCCCGTATGTAAAATTCCTAAAAACTTAAAATAATTTTAAGCTGTTACGGATCATTTTTTTAACTCTGTTCTTTGCTCTTTGTTGCTGACCTTTAGATATTTCTACAGAGGCACATAAAAAAAGTATGCATGCTTTTAACAGGAGGATCATTTTACTCATAACTTATTTTTTGATATAGCTAATCAGGTACCAAATATACTACATTTTCCTATAAAAGAAAATCATATTAAAAAAGTACATCTTTTGAGACATGAATTGTGTGCAAATAAAAAACCCTTGGCGTTTATAATTTACTCTAAAACTTTATAATTAGGCATATGAGCATATGTCCTCCATAATGGCATCTCATAAAACTCTAAACAACTGTAAATAAGAACATTGCAAAAATATTTCTCACAAAAACCTTTGAAAAACCTTTTGTGAACTGTAGGTTCGTTTCCTAATAGTTTCCTAATCTTATTTTTTATGGGTTTTACGACAAAATTGACATTACACAAAGCGAGAATCAAAAACGACGGAACTTATCCGCTCATTCTTCGAGTAACCTATTATCGAAAAGTAATCAGAATTCATCTCGGACATTGTTTCAAAGAGAGCGACTGGGATTCAAAAAATCAACAGGTCAAAACGACTTGCAAAGTTTCTTCTAATATCACTCGATTAAATAATCTTATCAGAAAACAAGAGTCGTATTATTACGATAAAATCTCCGCTTTAGAATTATCAGGCAAACTAGCAACAATGAAACAAGGAGCTTTAAAAACGGTATTAACAGCAGAATTCAAAGAGATTAGGGACAAACCCACCGTTTTTGAATTTATTGATACGTTAATCGCTGAAAAACTCCAACTCGGAAAAAAAGGCAGTGCTTTATCCTACCGAGGTTCAAAACGAAAATTAACCTATGTATTTGGAAATAGCCTAATCTCTTTTGAACAACTCGACTATCAAGCCCTGAAGAAAATAGAAATCAGTCATATCGCAGAGGGAGGCAATTATGGTGGTCTAGGAGTATATATGCGAACAATTCGGGCAATATACAACCGAGCTATCAAAGAAAACCTAGTCAGTGCAGATTGTTATCCATTTAAGCATTATCGAATAAAAACAATCGAAACCCAACGAAGAGCCTTATCAGAAAGCGATTTTGAGCGGTTTAAAACGCTCGATTTACAATTTCCACTTGTTCGAGGTCGAGATTATTTTCTAGCCTCATTTTATATGCGAGGCATGAATTATATTGACATGGCGTATTTACAAGTAAAAAACATTGTGGGAGATTGGGAGCGGATTCGGTATCAAAGAAATAAAACAGGGAAATATTTCAGTATAAAAATTTCTGACCCGCTCAAAATATTGCTTCAAAAATTTCTTGGAGATTCCTCCATGCAAGACAGTTATATTTTCCCGATTTTGAACCCTCAAATGGATACTGAACATCATTACGAAGCGATTAATAACAAACGAAAACGCCTGAATCAAAAACTCCGAAAAATTTGTGCTTTGCATGACCTGGAACCCTTTACGATTTATGCAGCTCGCCATACCTATGCCACGATGGGAAAACGTAGAGGAGTGCCAACGGCGGTGATTCAAGAAAGCCTTGGGCATAAAACCGAAGCCATCACCCAAACCTACCTGAATTCTTTTGAAAATAAGGTAGTGGATCAATACGATGCGTTGATTATGGGTTGAAATCTTTCAGAAAACTTCATGGGGTCGGATATTTTTTGAATAAGATGTTATTGCTTTTTCAAGAAGCCAGAAAAGAAAATTTTTTCCAGTTTTTTTACCTCAACCAAATCTTTTTAGCTTTTTCAAAACCGATCCAATGATTGTTTTCGTCATAGCCTCTATTAGCAAGCTCTGAGGCTATGATTTTTTCGAGAGGCACTTGGTATTTGAGAATAAAACGTAGTATTTCTGCGTCAGTTACCGAGAACATTCCAAGAATTTGTTCCCAATGCCACAAAGGGTCTCTGTCTAATTTTATGGTGGAAATGGCTTCAAAAGTCATTTGGGAATAATCTTTTGATTTTCCACTTACTACCATATTACGTCTTGGAATTGATTCAGTTGGCATGACCAAATAATGCTCTTGGGGAATATGAACCACCGAAAATATTTTTTGTTTGATTCGATGTACAAAGTCTAACCAAAGTGCATTATCAAGGGCTTTTTGTTTGTCGGTATGTTTTGCAAATTCAGGAAATTCCATTTTAAAAAAGGGTAAAAAGAGTAAGTAATAATTCAATGTATTTAGAGAGGGTAATTTGCCGTTAGCACCTCGGTTTTTCTTTTTCGGGTTTGTCCGCTTTTTGCCAAGCTGGCTACCAGTGGCTTTTCAACCCACTTGCTATGCCACTCATTTTTGATAGTATATTCTGTTAACAAATCAGAAGCATACGAGCTCAACAGAAATTTTCCTTGGAGATTAGAAAGCGTTTCCAACAAATTTCTGTAATCGGCTCGGGTGTAGCCGGAATAATGCCCTTGGTCGGTGTCAATATAAGGTGGGTCGACATAGTGAAACGCTTGTTTGCTATCTCGACTGGTTATCACTTTACAAGCATCATTACATTCGATTTCGGTAAATTGGAGGCGGTCAAAAACAGTATCATCAAAGCTCATTTTTTTGTTTTGAAATACTTTGCAACGCTTTCCATACTTATCATAGCCCCAACTTCCAATTGCGGTAGAAAATCCCATATTGGTCGCTACATAAAACGCCCATGCCTGAGCCAATTTAGAAAATAAATGCGGCATTCGGTAGATGGTATGGGCGACCGCATAAGTAGTTCTGGAAAACGGCGTTTGTTCAATTTTTTGTTTTAAGGCTTCAAAATCTGTTTGTACCACTTCATAAAAATTCACCACCATATTGTTCGTATCATTGATAATCTCTGATTTAACAGGCTTTTTAGCAAAAAAGACGGCACCACCGCCAAAGAAAGGCTCGGTATAGACTTTGTGTTTTGGAATAAGGGGTAAAATATGATTCAAAAGGCTTTGTTTGCCTCCGTAGTATGCGATTGGGGTTTTGGTCATGGGAAAATTAAGATGAGAAAAAAAAGGATAAAAACTATAAAAAGGCTTGGTTTTTAGCTGTAGGGGTTGAGTCGAAAAAAAAGCTGTTTTTTAACTCGTTTTGGTTTGGGTCTTTGTTTTTGCGATATTTTTGGTCGGACAGCCTTTAGATTAGCAAATAGAAATAATTACTTAAAATAAAAACATAATAGTTATGATGAAATTTCTTTTTTTGCTTCTTTTTTTCTTTGTTAATAACTCTTATTTTGTTGATAACCAAAAACACAAAAGAACGGAGTGAACTTTAGCGGCCAGCTAGCTTTTTAGAGCCATCCCCCGTATTAGTCTCCGTTCTTTTTAAAAGTTACTTAGAACCATATAGAATTTCAGTTTCTGCCCTTATTAAAGGTCTTAGTTTAAGTAACTATTATTAATATCTAATTACAAAATTATGAAAACAAATGAAATTATCGGAATCGATGTCAGTAAATTATTAATTGATGTTTGTATCTATTCTAAACAAATTGTTCAACAGTTTGAGAACAGTAAATCTGGATTTAAATTAATGCTAAAGTGGAGTTTTAAAAATTCGTCTTTCTCTAAAGAAGAAACCATGTTTGTATTTGAACATACAGGAATGTACTCTCATTTATTATCTGTGTCTTTAACTGAACAAAAATTATCTTTTTTCATAGCTTCTGGTTTAGAAATTAAAAGATCTATTGGTATTGCTCGTGGAAAGGATGACCAAATTGATGCCAAACGCATTGCTCTATATGGGTATCGATTAAAAGAAGAACTTAAACCCAGTAAGCTACCTAAAAGAAGTATATTACAACTAAAAAGTCTCTTATCTTTAAGGACAAAACTTAACAAACAAAGAGCTGGTTTTAAAGTTACTTTGAAAGAACAAAAAAGAATTTATAAAGCAAAAGAGTATAAAATAATCTTTGACGTTCAACAAAAAATGATTGCAGAACTAACCAAACAAATACACAAGATTAATACTCAAATGCAAGCTATTATTGACCAAAATATAATGTTAAAAGAAACCTATAAACTTGTTACTAGTGTTAAAGGTATAGGAATGCAAACTGCTATAATGATGATTGTGTTTACTGACAATTTTTCAAAATTTGAAAACTGGAGAAAGTTTGCCTCTTATTGTGGTGTTGCTCCTTTTCCTTACCAATCTGGAACTAGTATTAAAGGACGTACAAAAGTCTCTCATTTGGCTAATAAAAAATTGAAAGCAATTATTAATATGTGCGCTATTTCTGCTATACAACATAACCCAGAAATGAAATTATACTATCATAAAAGAATAAAACAAGGCAAAAGTAAAATGAGTACCGTTAACATTATTAGAAACAAATTAATAGCAAGAGTGTTTGCCGTTGTCAAACGACAAACACCCTATGTAGATACTTTTAAATTTGCTGCATAAATTAGTAAAAATAATATCTCAACTTTTACTTGTTTTTATCATAGAATACGGGGTGGCGAGTTTCAAACCATTGGCGATACCCTGCAAGCCCTGCGCAAGAAAAAATAAATATTTACCTGTGCATAACAGAAAACAATGATCTTAAGATTTCACTGTTTTCAGGGATTGATCCATGTTTTTCTATCTCATAGATTTGTTGTATTCAAAACTCGGTTGCTATGAGCACTTTTTTTCTCCTCATAAAAATTGCAACTGACCTGAATAAAAAATGAATTAATTTTACCCGTTGTGCATTTTGAACTAAAAAGTAAATTTAAACATCAGTTCGAGTGATTTTGAGCTACGAAAAATCGTATCGAGAACATATTTAGAGCAAAAATTCTATTCTCGATACAAATTTTTCTTATT
This window of the Flavobacteriaceae bacterium genome carries:
- a CDS encoding acetyl-CoA C-acyltransferase; protein product: MNKQTYIVKAHRTAVGKAPRGLFRFKRTDELAAETIQYMMKALPQLDVKRIDDVIVGNAMPEGSQGLNMARLISLMGLNSVDVPGVTVNRFCSSGLETIAMATAKIQAGMADCIIAGGAESMSAVPMTGYKTELNYDLVNSGHEDYYWGMGNTAEAVANQFNVSREDQDEFAYNSHMKALRAQAEDLFQDQIVPIMVNQTYLDENGKKTTKSYTVTKDEGPRKGTNKEALAKLRPVFAAGGSVTAGNSSQMSDGAAFVMVMSEDMVKELNLEPVARLVSYAAAGVEPRIMGIGPVAAIPKALKQAGMKQNNIELIELNEAFASQSLAVIRALDLDREIINVNGGAIALGHPLGCTGAKLSVQLFDEMRKREMKNKYGMVTMCVGTGQGAAGIFEFLN
- a CDS encoding four helix bundle protein; amino-acid sequence: MHKFEQLKIWQKAMAIVESCYKVSENFPKEEKFNLTSQIRRSATSIPSNIAEGAGRNTNGEFRQFLGIANGSSFELLTQLYLSKKLNLIKEEKVNPIINKVVAITKMNYSLQKSLKPS
- a CDS encoding 3-hydroxyacyl-CoA dehydrogenase, which translates into the protein MTRRIKKVAIIGSGIMGSGIACHFANIGVEVLLLDIVPKELNDKEKAKALTLEDTTVRNRLVNNALATSLKSKPSPIYHSKFADSITTGNIEDDMRKIKDADWVMEVVVERLDIKKQVFEQIERYRTPGTLITSNTSGIPIKFMNEGRSEDFQQHFAVTHFFNPPRYLKLFEVVPGPQCKPEIVDFLIMYGDKFLGKTSVLAKDTPAFIGNRIGVFGIMSLFHIVKEMGLTIEEVDKLTGPVIGRPKSATFRTIDVVGLDTLVHTANGVKDNCPDDEMKDQFVIPDFVNTMMKNKWLGSKTKQGFYKKVVGEDGKKEILSLDLNTLEYRPKQRSKFATLELTKTIDNVADRFKVLVGGKDNAGEFYRKSFVALFAYVQNRIPEISDELYRIDDALKAGFGWEHGPFEIWDAIGVERGMELIKAEGKEPAAWISEMLASGSKSFYSVKDGATCYYDIPSKTHTKKPRQDAFIILDNIRESKTVFKNSGVVVQDLGDGILNVEFQSKMNTIGGDILAGLNKALDIAEKEYQGLVVGNQAANFSVGANIGMIFMMAVEQEYDELNFAVKYFQDTVMRMRYSSIPTIAAPHGMTLGGGCELSMHADKVVAAAETYIGLVEFGVGVVPGGGGSKEFALRAADFFKKGDVELNVLQEYFLTIGMAKVATSAYEAYDLGILQKGKDVIIVNKDRQIAEAKKHALLLAEAGYTQPPKRKDIKVLGKQALGMFLVGTDSMEAANYISEHDKKIANKLAYVMAGGNLSEPTRVTEQYLLDIEREAFLSLTTERKTLERIQHMLKTGKPLRN
- a CDS encoding MarR family transcriptional regulator produces the protein MNKTKSIDHQLRATWQAVAKLYNEQAAKHDSTMATAFVLLNIDYENGTPSTALGPQMGMEPTSLSRILKTMEEKGAIIRGKNPEDGRSIIIKLTDFGKKMREISKAYVITFNNRIREFITEEELEIFFKVTSTINKLIADKMIYQEDSINKTAV
- the gldC gene encoding gliding motility protein GldC, coding for MAIQHTSEIKFTIGLDENKIPEDIFWSAEDGGIKNSASKAILISVWDHLRKDTLRMDLWTKDMPVDEMKQFFHQTLMSMAATFERATNDHKMSATMRDFCDYFAEKLEIVKK
- the gldB gene encoding gliding motility lipoprotein GldB codes for the protein MRNVTLFFLMIFVFFSCKDKSKHTVDVSNISADFVLQRFEIDFYNTTKETLEKTKETYPLFFPVNVPDTVWLEKISDPDERKLYAETIKKYQHTELLKNQLTSLFKHIKYYTSFNVPDVTTIISNIDYDYRVIYNNTSLIISLDCYLGKEHPFYHDYPDYIKENNTENHMIVDVANQIIAKQIPLVNDRSFLGKMVYEGKKMYLLDMYLPNVSDREKIGYSKAKFDWAVANQENVWKYFLDKDILYSTDPKLNKRFLDNAPFSKFYVSQDNLSPGRIGVFIGWQIVKSYMDTNKGTFQELLKIKPQDLFLKSKYKPKR
- the nadE gene encoding NAD(+) synthase → MNTEKVTDHMVGWLKDYITNANAGGFVVGISGGIDSAVTSTLCAKTGFPVLCLEMPIHQAKNQIDRASYHISWLKKNYDNVTSEQVDLTPVFDSLLQSLPKVDDEESRFMALANTRARLRMTSLYYFAGLQGLLVAGTGNKVEDFGVGFYTKYGDGGVDLSPIANLMKSEVYKIAASLGIHDGIQNAAPTDGLWGDNRTDEDQIGASYDELEWAMRMREQGRSVTDFSGRKKEVYRIYTHLHKINQHKMQPIPVCKIPKNLK